One genomic region from Salvia hispanica cultivar TCC Black 2014 chromosome 2, UniMelb_Shisp_WGS_1.0, whole genome shotgun sequence encodes:
- the LOC125208312 gene encoding ctenidin-1-like, with protein sequence MSSKAHLLLGLFMAVALLISSEVASARDLASVDPSKETDGRGGYNGGGGGYGGGANGGYGGGHGGNGGGHGGYGGGNGGGHGGGGGGHGGYGGGNGGGRGGNGGYGGGNGGGRGGNGGYGGGKGGKGGGHGGYGGGKGGGGGGHGGNRGGRGGHGGDEGGN encoded by the exons ATGAGTTCCAAAGCGCATCTTCTTCTCGGCCTTTTCATGGCTGTTGCTCTTCTGATTTCTTCAGAAGTTGCTTCAGCTAGAGACCTTGCTTCCGTTGATCCAT CCAAGGAAACCGATGGGCGCGGCGGATACAATGGTGGTGGCGGCGGATATGGCGGCGGAGCTAATGGTGGCTACGGAGGCGGCCACGGAGGCAATGGTGGTGGCCATGGAGGCTATGGAGGCGGCAATGGTGGTGGCCATGGAGGCGGTGGAGGAGGCCACGGAGGCTACGGAGGGGGCAATGGAGGCGGCCGTGGAGGCAATGGCGGCTACGGAGGGGGCAATGGAGGCGGTCGTGGAGGCAATGGTGGCTACGGAGGAGGCAAGGGAGGCAAGGGAGGCGGTCATGGAGGCTACGGTGGTGGCAAGGGAGGTGGCGGAGGAGGGCACGGAGGCAACCGTGGTGGGCGCGGAGGCCACGGAGGGGACGAAGGTGGCAACTAA
- the LOC125208314 gene encoding cold and drought-regulated protein CORA-like — MSSKALLLLGLFLAVALLISSEVASARDLASVDPSEETDGRGGYNRGGGGGHGGGHGGGHGGNGGGHGGHGGYGGGKGGGGHGGYGGGKGGGGHGGYGGGKGGGGHGGKRGGRGGHGGDEGGN; from the exons ATGAGTTCCAAAGCACTTCTTCTTCTCGGCCTTTTCTTGGCTGTGGCTCTTCTGATTTCTTCAGAAGTTGCTTCAGCTAGAGACCTTGCTTCCGTTGATCCAT CTGAGGAAACCGATGGGCGCGGTGGATACAATCGTGGCGGTGGTGGAGGCCATGGAGGCGGCCATGGAGGAGGCCACGGAGGCAATGGTGGCGGCCATGGAGGCCACGGAGGCTACGGAGGAGGCAAGGGCGGAGGTGGTCATGGAGGCTACGGAGGGGGCAAGGGCGGAGGTGGTCATGGAGGCTACGGAGGGGGCAAGGGCGGAGGAGGCCACGGAGGCAAGCGTGGTGGGCGCGGAGGCCATGGAGGAGACGAAGGTGGCAACTAA
- the LOC125208309 gene encoding holotricin-3-like, which yields MSSKVLLLVGLFLAVALLISSEVASARELDSVDPSDGRGGYNGGGHGGGGGHGGGHGGGHGGNGGSHGGNGGGHGGNGGGHGGGGGGHGGGHGGGKGGNY from the exons atgagttccAAAGTGCTTCTTCTTGTTGGCCTTTTCTTAGCTGTGGCTCTTCTGATTTCTTCAGAAGTAGCTTCAGCCAGAGAGCTTGATTCTGTTGATCCAT CCGATGGGCGCGGCGGATACAATGGTGGCGGACACGGTGGTGGAGGAGGACACGGAGGCGGCCATGGAGGAGGACACGGAGGCAATGGAGGCAGCCATGGAGGCAACGGTGGCGGCCATGGTGGCAACGGAGGCGGCCATGGAGGCGGTGGAGGAGGTCACGGCGGCGGCCATGGAGGAGGCAAAGGTGGGAATTACTGA
- the LOC125207829 gene encoding glycine-rich protein DOT1-like has translation MSSKVFLLLGLVLAVSLLISSEVASARDLADVDPSEETDGHSGHGGGHGGGHGGGHGGGHGGGHGGGHGGGHGGKAEETDGHGGHGGSSGSGHSSGGHGGGHGGHGGGHGGGKGGNY, from the exons atgagttccaaagtgtttcttcttcttggtcTTGTCTTAGCTGTGTCTCTTCTGATCTCTTCAGAAGTAGCTTCAGCCAGAGACCTTGCTGATGTTGATCCAT CCGAGGAAACTGATGGGCACAGCGGCCATGGAGGCGGCCACGGAGGCGGGCATGGAGGAGGCCATGGAGGTGGCCACGGAGGCGGCCACGGAGGAGGTCATGGGGGCGGTCATGGAGGCAAAG CGGAGGAAACTGATGGGCACGGTGGACATGGAGGCAGCAGCGGAAGCGGACACAGCAGTGGCGGCCATGGAGGAGGCCACGGAGGTCACGGTGGCGGCCACGGAGGAGGCAAGGGCGGGAATTACTGA